The Euphorbia lathyris chromosome 8, ddEupLath1.1, whole genome shotgun sequence genome has a window encoding:
- the LOC136203477 gene encoding very-long-chain aldehyde decarbonylase CER3, with protein MFKKLDYINQGLECVFMEKMVAPLSSWPWENFGMYKYLLYGPLIGKAIHSFMEEDRIKDEWFIHILILCALRGLIYCAWSSFVNMLFLTFNRRINQQGYDFKQIDKEWDWDNFVILQAMMATLACYVFPLFTENVPLWNSKGFIAILLLHVGISEPLYYWMHRFFHGNYMFKNYHYLHHSSPVLHPYTGGTATFLEHLLLTTIIGIPIIGSLMMGYESKIMIYGYVLVFDFLRCLGHSNVEIIPHRLFQMLPFLKYFIYTPSYHSLHHKEMGTNFCLFMPVFDAVWKTLNPNSWELHKEMSANSSEKKGRVPDFVFLAHVVDVLSSMHAPFVNRAFASLPYTARLFLLPGWPGAFLVMLVMWARAKPFLISFYNLRGRFHATWAVPRFGFQYFLPFAQEGINKHIEDSILRADRDGVKVISLAALNKNEALNGGGTLFVNKHPDLRVRVVHGNTLTAAVILNEIDPSQVNEVFLTGATSKLGRAIALYLCQKRVRVLMLTLSTERFQKIQKEAPLEYQNYLVQVTKYQAARNCKTWVVGKWITPREQRWAPKGAHFHQFVVPPVLPFRRDCTYGDLAAMRLPDDVQGLGSCEYTMERGVVHACHAGGVVHLLEGYKHHEVGAIDVERIDLVWNAALKHGLKPVSSK; from the exons ATGTTCAAgaaattagattatattaatCAGGGATTAGAGTGTGTTTTTATGGAGAAAATGGTTGCTCCACTTTCTTCATGGCCTTGGGAGAACTTTGGGATGTATAAG TATCTACTTTACGGACCTCTAATTGGAAAGGCGATTCATAGTTTCATGGAAGAAGATAGAATCAAAGATGAATGGTTTATTCATATTCTGATCCTTTGTGCTCTTAGAGGACTTATTTACTGTGCCTGGAGTTCATTTGTTAACATGCTTTTTCTCACTTTTAACCGTCGGATTAATCAGCAAGGCTATGATTTCAAGCAGATTGATAAAGAATGGGACTG GGATAATTTCGTTATTCTTCAAGCTATGATGGCAACTTTGGCATGTTATGTCTTCCCTTTATTCACTGAAAATGTTCCTCTCTGGAATTCAAAAGGGTTCATTGCTATTTTATTGCTTCATGTTGGAATTTCAGAACCTCTATATTATTGGATGCACAGATTTTTCCATGGAAATTATATGTTCAAAAATTATCATTATCTCCACCATTCATCTCCTGTTCTCCATCCCTATACAG GTGGAACGGCAACGTTTTTGGAGCATCTATTATTGACAACAATAATTGGGATTCCAATAATTGGGAGTTTAATGATGGGCTATgaatctaaaattatgatttatggttatgttTTAGTATTCGATTTCCTAAGATGTTTAGGCCATTCCAATGTTGAAATTATTCCTCATCGCCTCTTCCAAATGCTTCCGTTCCTCAAATATTTCATCTACACACCATC GTATCACAGTTTGCACCACAAGGAAATGGGCACTAATTTCTGCCTATTTATGCCTGTATTTGATGCGGTATGGAAGACCCTAAATCCTAATTCCTGGGAACTACACAAGGAAATGAGTGCCAACTCATCAG AGAAGAAAGGTAGGGTGCCAGATTTCGTGTTCTTAGCCCATGTGGTAGATGTATTGTCGTCGATGCATGCACCATTTGTGAACCGAGCATTTGCCTCACTTCCCTACACAGCCAGGCTTTTTTTGCTGCCCGGGTGGCCTGGGGCTTTTTTGGTTATGCTCGTCATGTGGGCTAGGGCTAAGCCTTTCCTCATTTCCTTCTACAATCTAAGGGGCAGATTCCATGCTACCTGGGCTGTGCCTAGGTTCGGATTTCAG TACTTTCTGCCATTTGCTCAAGAGGGGATTAATAAGCATATAGAAGATTCCATTCTTAGGGCGGATAGGGATGGTGTCAAAGTCATTAGCCTTGCTGCATTAAACAAG AATGAAGCACTGAATGGAGGTGGAACGCTATTTGTGAACAAGCATCCAGACCTAAGAGTTAGAGTGGTCCATGGAAATACATTAACAGCTGCGGTTATTCTTAATGAAATTGATCCTAGTCAAGTTAATGAAGTCTTTCTCACCGGAGCTACTTCCAAACTTGGAAGAGCCATCGCTCTCTACCTTTGCCAAAAGAGAGTCAGAGTCCTC ATGCTGACTCTATCAACAGAAAGATTTCAAAAGATTCAGAAGGAAGCTCCGTTAGAATACCAAAACTACCTTGTTCAAGTCACCAAATACCAAGCTGCACGAAACTGCAAG ACATGGGTAGTTGGGAAGTGGATAACACCAAGAGAGCAAAGATGGGCACCAAAAGGAGCACATTTTCATCAATTTGTAGTACCACCTGTATTGCCATTTAGAAGAGACTGCACTTATGGTGATCTTGCTGCCATGAGATTGCCTGATGATGTTCAAGGACTTGGTAGTTGTGag TATACAATGGAAAGAGGGGTAGTTCATGCATGCCACGCAGGAGGAGTGGTGCACCTGCTGGAAGGATATAAACATCATGAAGTTGGAGCAATAGATGTGGAGAGAATTGATCTGGTGTGGAATGCAGCATTGAAGCATGGATTAAAACCTGTTTCATCTAAGTGA